The following coding sequences lie in one Cannabis sativa cultivar Pink pepper isolate KNU-18-1 chromosome 5, ASM2916894v1, whole genome shotgun sequence genomic window:
- the LOC133038327 gene encoding uncharacterized protein LOC133038327, with product MFLRFLGSGPTLIADPVCRIFVDLDKICYFVFRDLLLTRFFFVVIADRPARPTLDANKKGVAEILGSLPVQDRDWRLLCTTAKLREHKLIPENASLQREPVYKEPSEKQQERIDKRLSKQTPRQTSDMTFLKSAPVLKIKQKGGTPATSPVVAQKRKSDAMTSLAADSSKKLAKTTQDKGKKVVIDSPVRARDFLTMQEKLLA from the exons atgtttttaaggttcctgggatcaggaccgactttaatcgcagacccagtatgtcgcatatttgttgacttagataaaatctgttactttgtttttcgagatcttttgctaactcgttttttttttgttgtcatcgcagatagaccagctcgaccaacGCTTGACGCGAATAAGAAGGGGGTAGCTGAAATTCTTGGgagtcttccggtacaagatcgcgactggcgattactgtgtacgactgccaaattgcgagaacacaaactgatccctgagaacgcgagtcttcaacgggagccaGTATATAAAGAACCATCTGAGAAACAGCAGGAGCGGATAGATAAAcgtctttctaagcaaactcctcgacaaaCTTCAG ACATGACTTTCttgaagtctgcccctgtcctgaagatcaagcaaaagggtggaacaccggcgacttcgccggtcgttgcccagaagaggaagagtgATGCGATGACTTCGCTTGCTGCAGATTCCTCCAAGAAGTTGGCTAAGACTActcaggacaaggggaagaaagtcgtcatcGACTCTCCTGTTCGTGCTCGCGATTTTCTGACCATGCAGGAAAAATTACTGGCTTAG